The following are encoded in a window of Thunnus albacares chromosome 17, fThuAlb1.1, whole genome shotgun sequence genomic DNA:
- the snrnp70 gene encoding U1 small nuclear ribonucleoprotein 70 kDa, whose protein sequence is MTQFLPPNLLALFAPRDPIPFLPQLEKLPHEKHHNQPYSGIAPFIRHFEDPRDAPPPTRAETREERLERKRREKIERRQAVVETELKLWDPHNDPNAQGDAFKTLFVARVNYDTTESKLRREFEVYGPIKRIYIVYNKRTGKPRGYAFIEYEHERDMHSAYKHADGKKIDGRRVLVDVERGRTVKGWHPRRLGGGLGGTRRGGADVNIKHSGRDDASRYDDRPLGGDRERGERRERSRERDRDKDRERRRSRSRERRRRTRSRERERERERPVAGGEENSSSSRRREREKDRGGAAGGDSRSRERSRDRKRRSRSRDRKRDRERGKGLDGEEVGQGDGAPEGGERMLEENEGEVGEGMEERRDRDRDRERDRDRRRSHRDRDRRRGDRDRDREHKRERGERDRGERREERHGSLRDDMGPQDDMGNEDEGGEPPNMEEYSQDGMMMDQQSVPSADGYGSSENGYKMEAPGDEY, encoded by the exons ATGACGCAGTTTTTACCTCCGAACCTGCTGGCCCTTTTTGCACCGCGGGACCCCATCCCTTTCCTGCCTCAGCTGGAGAAGCTGCCCCATGAGAAACATCACAACCAGCCTTACAGTGGCATTGCGCCGTTCATCAGGCACTTCGAG GACCCTAGAGATGCCCCTCCACCAACAAGGGCTGAGACTCGTGAGGAGCGGCTGGAGAGGAAG AGACGAGAGAAGATTGAGAGGAGGCAAGCAGTGGTGGAGACAGAACTCAAGCTTT GGGATCCCCATAATGACCCCAATGCGCAAGGTGATGCCTTCAAGACATTGTTTGTTGCACGAGTG AACTATGATACGACAGAGTCCAAGCTTCGCCGTGAGTTTGAGGTCTATGGCCCCATCAAACGG ATCTACATAGTCTACAACAAGAGGACGGGGAAGCCTCGGGGCTATGCATTCATTGAGTATGAGCATGAACGAGACATGCACT CTGCCTACAAGCATGCAGATGGGAAGAAGATTGACGGCAGGAGAGTGCTGGTGGACGTGGAACGAGGACGCACTGTCAAAGGATGGCATCCTCGAAGGCTAG GTGGTGGATTGGGTGGCACTAGGAGAGGTGGAGCTGATGTCAACATCAAGCACTCTGGCCGAGATGATGCATCACGTTACGATGATCGCCCTCTGGGGGG TGATCGGGAGCGCGGGGAGCGGAGAGAGCGCAGTCGGGAGCGTGACCGGGATAAGGACAGAGAGCGGCGGCGATCCCGATCCCGGGAACGCCGCCGACGTACCCGTTCCCGGGAgcgagaaagggagagagaaagaccagTCGCAGGAGGGGAGGAGAACAGCAGTAGTAGCCGGCGTCGAGAGCGAGAGAAGGATCGCGGGGGGGCAGCGGGAGGAGACAGCAGAAGTAGGGAGAGGAGTCgagacaggaagagaaggagCAGGAGCCGGGATCGcaagagagacagggagagaggcaAGGGGCTGGATGGAGAGGAGGTCGGCCAGGGAGACGGTGCCCCTGAGGGCGGGGAGCGCATGCTGGAGGAAAACGAGGGTGAAGTGGGTGAGGGCATGGAGGAGCgtagagacagagacagggacagagagagggacaggGACCGCAGGCGCAGCCACAGGGACAGAGACAGGCGCAGGGGAGACAGGGACAGAGACAGGGAGCACAAAAGGGAacggggggagagagacagggggGAGCGCAGAGAAGAGCGGCACGGCTCCCTACGAGACGACATGGGGCCTCAAGATGACATGGGCAATGAGGATGAGGGAGGAGAACCGCCTAACATGGAAGAGTATAGTCAGGATGGGATGATGATGGACCAGCAGTCAGTGCCATCGGCTGACGGCTACGGCTCCAGTGAGAATGGCTACAAGATGGAGGCACCGGGAGATGAGTACTAA
- the scaf1 gene encoding splicing factor, arginine/serine-rich 19, which translates to MDLTPASGFKRRPAASSSPAGVREIARSPPSRSPSLSPSSPSSDPSSPLSTSSSVCANSSVYQNHVKGQTRGTEVARVSSTSASPATSSLSAPIPTNTTSDSFPHTSVHQGVDCEEEGRKKEMYDPFHPTEGDKEGRVEGEEGEGEEGEGEKYDPFDPTGSPASDTDDGSGKMRGETKNAERENDDEKEEEPPDSTDTFTDLPSPSLATKLPLRRRVDCSITKAGEQRESADSDHSEIEEGEIVGAADRDGSNKRAAGGNLPLNSTNVSFFGSKPERILRVLDGDGFVSVCAEGNWDVDREPEDEPMVGVEDLRTKLVSRRKERYLSFPASSPLSPQPPPPPPSHPEASPPSSPLAPPVEQASKNRKSTKSSKDQDRQKSKDRKAGEKEERRKKRRKDKEGGRERSKEREQGHKSGKEMKSRRSSRSSSRKRKKRRHSSPEASGSHNSSGRGGHARRSFSSLSEERHRERERDKDRARDRTGERDNDRERDRDRGRERDRDRERDQNRTSSRRRDERDSRDSSSRREERERKGRQHSSSRERDISKGSKRSREKREGERDRQRERERRRDGRPVVPPSIQDLNGSDLFAIKRTITVTTTTTTTTVPGSPRLAPASPCRPTQDSDKPHKRKKKRKWRSAGEEEDQASCHSRSQSLSPPRYHSYESDRYSDKLEIDVLSLDGEALDSDYPSLEDTPPAALPPEPPAPSPKTKTAPKTGRHHPKKKSRTLKKIGQSESSSSSSNRTKSKCLSSLSVTSGPAPVLSGLPSVKRARKMGKDKERQSSRKDLGRSGKSKKESSGSRKGKLQSKVSVLVRDGVSSTTGASVGSGKLGMDLLGPGGTGGGGGGSVVGGSIAVVFCRDNESRSPFLKPCSEPLSLGSRGKDLAGMGKRSSLAAPPSSLTSPTGLKSKKTKPSSITSTSSSASSPSSSLATKRRRRLAKKTREKGGATGLTAGDSSQTKATSDGWAGASLDIQSAVGDGTKSISPHSGQAGPAPCSSSSSSSSSSSFTSVLPPSSSPPHSPPPSMAPLRDTRESSPDSQTVDSSCKTPEPSFLAEDCPTQTSPTLPPSSPSSLSTSQGAGLSNALSTSTAKPPPPDDAPKSLASPPCSSSSAGCGLTSLSLPLSSSDPSSSSVSSSSASKPPPPPPPPPAAPALPWSLQTGVDCTTGGVLALTALLFKMEEANIASRAKAQEFIQATSQILSQANQSQSQQHAPPSSASSSSSSQIPPPPSLPPPPGLSPAQFILHSSLPLVGCTKTPPSHLHPSIGGGCAQTPPPIMPVGLSGVTGSSGDTGWDNESKDPDKYLKKLHTQERAVEEVKLAIKPYYQRKDINKDEYKDILRKAVHKICHSRTGEINPVKVSNLVKLYVQRYKYFRKHGRKMDEEERDDREPGALHSSA; encoded by the exons ATGGACTTGACTCCAGCATCAGGCTTCAAAAGGAGACCTGCTGCCTCCTCTTCCCCTGCTGGAGTGAGAGAGATTGCCAGGAGCCCTCCTTCCCGCTCACCTTCCTTGTCTCCGTCATCTCCTTCATCTGATCCATCTTCACCGTTGTCTACGTCCTCCTCCGTCTGCGCCAACTCCTCAGTTTATCAGAACCATGTAAAAGGTCAGACTCGGGGGACGGAGGTGGCCAGGGTGTCCTCCACTTCTGCCTCTCCAGCGACGTCATCTCTCTCCGCACCTATACCCACCAACACCACCTCAGATTCCTTCCCTCACACCTCAGTGCATCAAGGTGTTGATTGTGAAGAAGAGGGCAGGAAGAAGGAAATGTATGATCCCTTCCATCCAACTGAGGGAGACAAGGAGGGAagggtggagggagaggagggggagggggaggaaggagagggggaaaaaTATGACCCCTTTGACCCCACTGGTTCCCCAGCATCAGACACCGATGACGGGAGCGGCAAAATGAGGGGAGAGACAAAAAACGCTGAAAGAGAAAACGATgatgagaaagaggaagagccTCCAGATTCCACTGATACCTTCACTGATCTGCCAAGCCCCTCTCTGGCCACCAAACTCCCTCTGAGGAGGAGAGTGGACTGTAGCATCACCAAAGCtggagagcagagggagagtgCAGACTCTGACCACTCTGAGATAGAGGAGGGGGAGATAGTCGGGGCTGCTGACAGAGATGGAAGCAACAAGAGAGCAGCTGGTGGAAATCTCCCCTTGAATTCAACCAACGTCTCCTTCTTTGGTTCAAAGCCGGAGCGCATCCTCCGAGTGCTGGACGGGGACGGCTTCGTGTCCGTGTGTGCAGAGGGCAACTGGGACGTGGATAGGGAGCCTGAGGATGAGCCTATGGTAGGAGTAGAGGATCTGAGAACGAAGCTGGTCAGCAGGCGGAAGGAAAGATATCTCTCCTTCCCTGCTTCTTCGCCCCTCTCTCctcaaccaccaccaccccctccctcccaccccgAAGCTTCtccaccctcctcccctctcgCGCCTCCCGTCGAGCAAGCGAGCAAGAACCGTAAGTCCACCAAGAGTTCCAAGGAccaggacagacagaaaagcaAGGACAGGAAGGCcggggagaaggaggagagaagaaaaaagagaaggaaggaCAAAGAGGGAGGTCGAGAGAGGAGCAAAGAAAGGGAGCAAGGGCACAAGAGTGGTAAGGAGATGAAAAGtcggaggagcagcaggagcagtagccggaagaggaagaaaagacgGCACAGCAGCCCGGAGGCCTCAGGATCCCACAACTCTTCAGGGAGAGGGGGCCACGCCAGGCGCTCCTTTTCAAGCCTATCTGAAGAacgacacagagagagggaaagagataAAGACAGAGCGAGGGACAGAACCGGAGAGAGGGACAACgacagagagagggatagagacagaggaagagagcgagacagggatagagagagagaccaaaACCGCACCAGTAGCCGCAGAAGAGACGAAAGAGACTCTAGAGATTCTAGCTCtagaagggaggagagggaaaggaAGGGAAGACAACATTCAAGCAGCAGAGAGCGGGACATTTCAAAGGGGTCCAAAAGAAGCAGGGAAAAGAGGGAAGGCGAAAGAGACAGGCAGCGCGAGAGGGAACGGCGCCGGGACGGTCGTCCTGTGGTCCCGCCGTCTATTCAAGACCTCAATGGTTCTGACCTCTTCGCCATCAAGCGAACCATCACCGTCACCAcaacaaccaccaccaccaccgtaCCTGGCTCTCCGAGACTGGCCCCGGCCTCTCCTTGTCGGCCCACGCAGGACTCAGACAAGCCCcacaagaggaagaagaagagaaaatggCGCTCggctggagaggaggaggatcaGGCGAGTTGTCACAGCCGATCCCAGTCACTGTCACCACCGAGATATCACAGCTATGAGTCAGACCGCTATTCAGACAAACTGGAGATAGATGTGTTGTCCTTGGATGGCGAAGCTTTGGACTCTGACTACCCATCTTTGGAGGATACACCTCCTGCTGCCCTGCCTCCAGAACCACCCGCCCCCAGCCCCAAAACTAAAACAGCCCCCAAGACTGGACGACATCACCCGAAAAAGAAATCTCGCACATTAAAGAAAATAGGCCAATCGgaatcctcttcctcctcttcaaaTAGAACCAAAAGCAAATGCCTTTCCTCGTTGTCGGTCACTTCAGGCCCCGCCCCTGTCTTATCAGGTCTCCCCTCAGTGAAGCGAGCCAGGAAGATGGGAAaggacaaagagagacaaagtAGTAGAAAGGATTTGGGTCGCTCTGGAAAATCCAAGAAAGAGAGCAGCGGCAGTCGGAAAGGCAAGCTTCAATCCAAAGTGTCTGTGCTGGTGCGTGACGGTGTGAGCAGCACCACGGGGGCTTCGGTCGGCTCTGGGAAGCTGGGCATGGATCTCCTGGGGCCAGGAGGTACAGGAGGGGGTGGCGGGGGCTCTGTGGTGGGCGGCTCGATCGCGGTAGTCTTCTGCCGAGACAATGAGAGCAGGTCTCCGTTCCTCAAACCTTGCTCAGAACCGCTGTCACTGGGCAGCCGCGGTAAAGATCTGGCCGGTATGGGCAAGCGGAGCAGCCTGGCCGCACCTCCATCCTCCTTAACCAGTCCTACGGGACTGAAATCGAAGAAGACTAAGCCCAGCTCTATCACATCCACCTCCTCTTCTGCCTCCTCCCCATCGTCATCTCTGGCAACGAAGCGCCGCCGTCGCCTGGCCAAGAAGACCAGGGAGAAAGGCGGAGCGACAGGCTTGACCGCCGGAGACAGCAGCCAAACAAAAGCCACATCCGATGGCTGGGCTGGAGCCTCCTTAGACATTCAGTCAGCTGTTGGCGATGGGACCAAGTCAATCAGTCCACACTCTGGCCAAGCTGGCCCCGCTCCctgttcttcctcctcttcttcctcttcctcatcctccttcaCCAGTGTGCTCCCACCCTCCTCCTCGCCACCCCACTCACCTCCACCCTCTATGGCTCCTCTGCGGGACACCAGGGAGTCCTCACCAGACTCTCAGACGGTGGACAGCAGCTGTAAGACTCCGGAGCCTTCTTTCCTAGCTGAGGACTGTCCAACTCAGACCAGCCCCACACTCCCACCGTCCAGCCCATCCAGCCTGTCTACCTCCCAGGGAGCTGGCCTCAGCAATGCCTTGTCTACATCCACCGCCAAGCCCCCTCCTCCAGACGACGCACCCAAATCTCTGGCCTCACCCCCTTGCTCGTCCTCTTCGGCAGGGTGCGGTCTCACTTccctttctctgcctctgtcttcGTCAGACCCATCCTCCTCCTCGGTGTCCTCCTCGTCCGCTAGtaagcctcctcctcctcctcccccacctccagcagctcctgCCCTCCCTTGGAGTCTGCAGACCGGGGTGGACTGCACAACTGGAGGAGTCTTAGCAT TGACTGCTTTGCTCTTCAAAATGGAGGAGGCAAATATTGCCAGCAGAGCCAAAGCACAAGAGTTCATCCAAGCAACCAGTCAG ATCCTCTCTCAGGCTAATCAGAGCCAGTCCCAGCAGCATGCTCCTCCTTCCTcagcatcctcctcctcctcctcacagatCCCTCCCCCTCCGTCTCTCCCTCCGCCTCCCGGACTGAGCCCGGCCCAGTTTATCCTACACAGCTCCCTCCCGTTAGTCGGTTGCACCAAAACTCCACCCTCTCACCTGCACCCCTCCATAGGTGGCGGATGCGCACAGACCCCGCCCCCCATCATGCCTGTGGGGCTGTCGGGAGTGACGGGGAGCTCTGGGGACACTGGATGGGACAATGAGAGCAAAGACCCTGATAAG TACCTGAAAAAGCTGCACACCCAGGAGCGAGCAGTGGAGGAAGTGAAGCTCGCCATCAAACCTTACTATCAGCGCAAAGACATCAACAAGGACGAATACAAAGACATCCTCAGGAAAGCTGTGCATAAG ATCTGCCACAGCCGTACCGGGGAAATCAACCCGGTCAAAGTCAGCAACCTTGTAAAGCTGTACGTCCAGCGCTACAAATACTTCCGGAAACATGGACGCAAAATGGACGAGGAAGAGAGGGATGACAGGGAGCCGGGAGCGCTGCATTCCTCTGCCTGA